In one Nostoc sp. KVJ3 genomic region, the following are encoded:
- a CDS encoding DUF1825 family protein: MGFFDSEIVQQEAKQLFEDYQALIKLGNNYGKFDRDGKKLFIEQMEAMMDRYRIFMKRFELSEDFMAQMTVEQLKTQLGQFGVTPQQMFDQMHLTLERMKAELEKQA; the protein is encoded by the coding sequence ATGGGATTCTTCGATTCTGAGATAGTTCAGCAAGAAGCAAAACAACTCTTTGAGGATTATCAAGCGCTAATCAAGCTTGGTAACAACTACGGCAAATTTGACCGCGATGGTAAAAAGCTGTTTATTGAGCAAATGGAAGCCATGATGGATCGGTATCGCATCTTTATGAAGCGCTTCGAGCTATCAGAAGATTTCATGGCCCAAATGACTGTAGAACAACTGAAAACGCAATTAGGTCAGTTCGGTGTCACTCCCCAACAAATGTTTGACCAAATGCACCTCACTTTAGAACGGATGAAAGCCGAGCTAGAAAAACAAGCTTAG
- a CDS encoding GNAT family N-acetyltransferase, whose amino-acid sequence MGFWKTWFSTPESVATTRTNPFEEHIDAAGNSNPSSINGASSKETRIVFSTERDIDLYELEELCDAVGWSRRPLRKVKKAIEHSFLVASMWQVRGNQKRLIGFARATSDHAFNATIWDVVVHPDFQSQGLGKALMKYVLKKLRSEEISNVTLFADPHVVDFYRTMGFMADPEGIKGMFWYPH is encoded by the coding sequence ATGGGTTTTTGGAAAACTTGGTTTAGTACTCCTGAATCTGTAGCGACAACTAGGACAAACCCCTTTGAAGAACATATTGATGCTGCGGGCAATTCTAATCCCAGCAGCATTAACGGGGCTTCTTCAAAAGAGACTCGCATCGTCTTCAGTACGGAGCGAGACATTGACCTGTATGAGCTAGAAGAACTCTGTGATGCAGTTGGTTGGTCGCGTCGTCCTCTAAGAAAAGTGAAAAAAGCTATTGAGCATAGTTTTCTTGTCGCCTCAATGTGGCAGGTGAGAGGGAACCAAAAGCGGCTCATTGGTTTTGCCCGCGCTACCTCAGATCACGCGTTTAATGCCACTATCTGGGATGTGGTGGTTCACCCAGACTTTCAAAGTCAAGGACTGGGAAAGGCACTGATGAAATACGTTCTTAAAAAACTGAGGAGTGAAGAAATTAGTAATGTCACTCTCTTCGCCGACCCCCATGTTGTAGATTTCTACCGGACTATGGGGTTTATGGCTGACCCAGAAGGCATTAAAGGTATGTTCTGGTATCCTCACTAG
- a CDS encoding Tic22 family protein: protein MKSFIRLGATLGIATSVFLTGLSGIGNLPGIGNLEAIALPQDQVVKKLQEVPVFTLTNPKGEFVVLSRKNESKTISQVGFFISKQDAQKFLDNRLKKENPQLASTLQVRPLSLADYYKIVQESKKKSDSVIYTLVPTQEQVASATSMLNQNGQKGQQFNGIPLFVPKFKKDNSYLTIPLAKGNERFIPFFFEKEQAVALLDQFKKAVPKEADNTEIQVVDLYGVLEALNSSSDPSINKIVLYPSRESISFIRSLAPNQSPAAAPKK, encoded by the coding sequence ATGAAATCATTTATCCGCTTGGGCGCAACACTGGGTATAGCTACCAGTGTATTTTTAACAGGGCTATCAGGAATCGGTAATCTACCAGGAATTGGCAATCTAGAGGCGATCGCGTTACCACAAGATCAGGTAGTGAAAAAGCTCCAAGAAGTACCCGTATTCACCCTTACTAATCCTAAAGGCGAATTCGTAGTTCTTTCGCGGAAAAACGAATCTAAGACGATTTCGCAAGTTGGATTTTTTATTAGCAAGCAAGATGCTCAAAAATTCCTTGACAATCGGCTCAAAAAAGAAAATCCCCAGTTAGCAAGCACCCTACAGGTAAGACCTTTGTCTTTGGCAGACTACTATAAAATAGTCCAAGAAAGCAAAAAGAAATCAGACTCTGTGATTTATACTTTAGTGCCGACGCAAGAACAGGTAGCATCGGCAACAAGTATGCTAAATCAAAATGGTCAAAAAGGGCAGCAATTCAATGGTATTCCCTTATTTGTACCCAAATTTAAGAAAGATAATAGCTATCTGACTATTCCTCTGGCAAAAGGTAACGAGCGATTCATCCCATTCTTTTTTGAAAAAGAGCAAGCAGTAGCTCTGTTAGACCAGTTTAAAAAAGCCGTGCCAAAGGAAGCAGACAACACTGAAATTCAGGTGGTGGATTTGTACGGTGTTCTAGAGGCTCTCAATAGCAGCAGCGATCCTAGTATAAATAAAATTGTTTTGTATCCATCGCGGGAGTCTATCAGTTTTATTAGATCGCTTGCGCCGAATCAATCACCAGCTGCTGCTCCGAAAAAATAA
- the gmk gene encoding guanylate kinase: MMPVLPIQSSATTEECLHLGRLIVLTGPSGVGKGTLMRSLLQRHPELYFSVSATTRSPRPGEIDGKNYYFISRTKFEQVLAEGEFLEWAEFAGNYYGTPREAVLNQIHSGKLVVLEIELEGARQIRASFPSALSIFILPPSFDELEKRIRSRAQDSEEAIARRLLRAQEEIQAANEFDIQIVNDDFETALNEIETVLFK; the protein is encoded by the coding sequence ATGATGCCAGTTTTACCTATCCAGAGTAGTGCTACTACCGAAGAATGTTTGCATTTAGGCAGGTTGATTGTTTTAACTGGCCCTAGTGGGGTTGGTAAAGGCACTTTAATGCGATCGCTCCTACAACGTCATCCAGAACTTTATTTTTCTGTATCCGCAACGACTCGTTCTCCCCGCCCAGGAGAAATTGATGGCAAAAATTATTACTTTATCAGCCGTACTAAGTTTGAGCAGGTACTCGCTGAAGGTGAATTTTTAGAATGGGCAGAATTTGCTGGTAACTATTACGGCACTCCCCGCGAAGCTGTACTTAACCAAATTCATTCTGGCAAGTTGGTAGTGCTAGAAATTGAACTAGAAGGCGCAAGACAAATTCGTGCTTCCTTCCCCAGCGCCCTCAGCATTTTTATTTTACCGCCTTCTTTTGATGAATTGGAGAAACGGATACGCTCTCGCGCCCAAGACTCTGAAGAAGCGATCGCTCGTCGTCTACTCCGCGCCCAAGAAGAAATTCAAGCCGCAAATGAATTTGATATTCAAATCGTTAACGACGATTTTGAAACTGCTTTAAATGAAATTGAAACGGTTTTGTTTAAATAA
- the psaJ gene encoding photosystem I reaction center subunit IX, whose product MADKGDQSAYLIKFISTAPVAATIWLTITAGILIEFNRFFPDLLFHPLP is encoded by the coding sequence ATGGCAGACAAAGGCGATCAATCAGCTTATTTGATTAAATTTATTTCCACAGCGCCTGTGGCAGCTACCATCTGGTTGACAATCACAGCCGGTATCTTGATTGAATTCAACCGCTTTTTCCCCGATTTACTTTTCCACCCACTGCCATAA
- the remA gene encoding extracellular matrix/biofilm regulator RemA, whose product MEIQLINIGFGNIVSANRVVAIVSPESAPIKRIITDARDRGQLIDATYGRRTRAVIITDSSHVILSAIQPETVANRFVISRDHQTVDN is encoded by the coding sequence ATGGAGATTCAATTAATCAACATCGGCTTTGGTAACATTGTGTCTGCTAACCGAGTAGTTGCCATTGTTAGTCCAGAGTCTGCCCCGATTAAGCGGATTATTACGGATGCACGGGACAGAGGTCAACTTATTGATGCAACTTATGGCCGTCGGACTAGGGCTGTAATTATCACCGATTCCAGCCACGTAATTCTGTCGGCAATTCAGCCGGAAACGGTAGCAAATCGCTTTGTAATTTCCCGCGATCATCAAACTGTAGATAATTGA
- the tyrS gene encoding tyrosine--tRNA ligase, whose protein sequence is MTQDFAWLRRGVVEVFPQPVDVNSESLEKRLATTNQPLRIKLGIDPTGTDIHLGHSIPVRKLRAFQDAGHIAVLIIGDFTARIGDPTGKSEVRRQLTEADVAQNAQTYLDQVRPILDFDTPGRLEVRYNSEWLSKLNLEKILELLSTMTVGQMLAKEGFADRYKKENPIFIHEFLYPLMQGFDSVAVEADVELGGTDQKFNIAVGRDLQRHFGQKPQFGMLLPILIGTDGVQKMSKSLGNYIGLSEHPGQKYQKLQGVPDNQLEQYFELLTDLPLDNLPENPRDRQTLLAYEVVKQYHGETAAKEAKEAAQSGGKEGAVPEFSLAEVSQFPAKLAYILNVTGLCKSTGEGKRKIQEGGVRLDGDRITDVDTTFADSAQLQGKVLQVGKNKFVRLV, encoded by the coding sequence ATGACGCAAGATTTTGCTTGGCTGCGTCGTGGTGTTGTAGAAGTTTTTCCACAACCAGTTGATGTTAACAGTGAAAGTCTAGAAAAGCGTTTGGCAACTACAAATCAACCTTTAAGGATCAAATTGGGGATTGACCCTACTGGTACTGATATTCATCTTGGTCATAGCATACCAGTACGGAAACTGCGAGCGTTTCAAGATGCGGGCCATATAGCAGTTCTAATTATTGGCGATTTTACAGCACGTATTGGCGATCCAACTGGGAAATCTGAGGTGCGTCGTCAGCTTACTGAAGCAGATGTAGCCCAAAATGCCCAGACTTATCTTGACCAAGTACGTCCTATCTTGGATTTTGACACACCAGGAAGGTTAGAGGTGCGTTATAACTCCGAATGGCTCTCTAAGCTCAACTTAGAGAAAATTTTGGAGTTACTCTCGACGATGACGGTGGGGCAGATGTTGGCGAAAGAAGGATTTGCCGATCGCTATAAGAAAGAGAATCCGATTTTTATCCATGAGTTCCTATACCCATTAATGCAAGGTTTCGATTCTGTTGCTGTTGAAGCAGATGTGGAATTAGGAGGAACCGATCAGAAATTTAACATTGCTGTAGGCAGAGATTTGCAACGCCATTTTGGTCAAAAGCCCCAGTTTGGGATGCTGCTGCCAATTTTGATTGGCACGGATGGGGTGCAAAAAATGTCTAAGTCTTTAGGTAATTATATTGGGTTGTCAGAACATCCGGGGCAAAAATATCAGAAGTTACAAGGGGTTCCCGATAATCAGCTGGAACAGTATTTTGAACTGCTGACGGATTTACCTTTGGATAATCTGCCAGAAAATCCCCGCGATCGCCAGACACTTCTAGCTTATGAAGTTGTCAAGCAATACCACGGCGAAACAGCCGCTAAAGAAGCGAAAGAAGCAGCGCAAAGTGGTGGTAAAGAAGGTGCAGTTCCCGAATTTTCTCTAGCTGAAGTATCCCAGTTTCCCGCTAAATTAGCCTATATTCTCAATGTCACTGGCTTGTGCAAAAGTACAGGGGAAGGGAAGCGGAAAATTCAAGAAGGTGGAGTGCGTTTAGATGGCGATCGCATTACCGATGTTGATACTACTTTTGCTGATTCTGCCCAGTTACAAGGTAAGGTTTTACAAGTTGGGAAAAATAAGTTTGTGCGTTTAGTTTAA
- a CDS encoding DnaJ domain-containing protein produces MSQTLLPSGWVEKLCDPYAVLGISVIADDRQIFKRYHTLAKLLHPDRHAKNCDSDQKLATAIFSHLINPAYAQLKNRQKRLIAIAMLRSDARVLEHKRLSFQSAIAQEMMEMPTSGAELFYEEAIACYAEAQYKSLDQFYQVTQQINILNLVYLRLHKPDLFLLQKAVPIIPKIEVKPVELTLSEQTDVKPVLTNYAQRHYQRAIEYVRLAKWPLAVQELRDAIKLDPNNSDYYALLGLVHFKQKFIGMARVYICQALKLNPQNSLALKYASGLKIKPGENTNPKSMAKAMSIAALLSRFTQGKGPQVKC; encoded by the coding sequence CTGTGATTGCTGACGATCGCCAGATTTTCAAACGCTATCACACTTTAGCGAAACTGCTACATCCCGATCGCCATGCCAAAAACTGTGATTCAGACCAAAAATTAGCAACGGCAATATTTAGCCATTTAATCAATCCAGCTTATGCACAACTGAAAAATCGCCAGAAGCGCTTGATTGCGATCGCTATGCTGCGATCAGATGCAAGAGTTTTGGAGCATAAACGTTTGTCTTTTCAAAGTGCGATCGCTCAGGAAATGATGGAAATGCCTACATCTGGAGCAGAATTGTTTTATGAAGAAGCGATCGCTTGCTATGCAGAAGCTCAATACAAATCACTAGATCAGTTTTATCAGGTGACACAACAAATTAATATACTGAATTTAGTATACTTACGGTTGCATAAACCAGACCTATTCCTACTACAAAAAGCTGTTCCCATCATTCCGAAGATAGAAGTCAAGCCAGTTGAATTGACATTATCTGAACAAACGGATGTCAAACCAGTTTTGACAAACTACGCTCAACGTCACTACCAGCGAGCTATTGAGTATGTCAGGCTAGCCAAATGGCCCCTCGCTGTGCAAGAACTACGCGATGCCATCAAGTTAGACCCAAATAACAGTGATTATTATGCCTTATTAGGTTTAGTACATTTCAAACAAAAATTTATCGGTATGGCTAGGGTTTACATCTGTCAAGCATTAAAACTGAACCCGCAAAATTCACTAGCCTTAAAATACGCTTCTGGACTGAAAATTAAACCGGGTGAAAATACCAATCCTAAATCAATGGCTAAAGCTATGAGTATTGCCGCTTTATTAAGTCGTTTTACACAGGGGAAAGGCCCTCAAGTCAAGTGTTGA
- a CDS encoding transglycosylase domain-containing protein — protein MSSSRTFEDKQPQRRASSGFEFLKGVGQVTGGTLLSITMLASSIVAGGLVGLAISFRNLPDVRQLRNFFPSETTYIYDVKGKLLTSIHGEANREVVPLDRISPNLKRAVLASEDSHFYDHHGINPVGVGRAVVVNAVAGGVKEGGSTVTMQLVKNLFLTHKRAFTRKLAEAVLAIRLEQILTKDQILEMYLNQVYWGHNNYGVQTAARSYFNKSAEYLSLGESAMMAGLIQAPEEFSPFVSMKLAKQKQKEVLGRMLELNWIGQSEYDDALKQEIKLGKIKSFQGSALPYVTNTVAQELAKKFGRDALLKGGMRVQTTVDANFQMMAEETVTKWHKTLLEQGLAKNQMALVAVDPRTHFIKALVGGIDPKTSEFNRATQAQRQPGSSFKPFVYYTAFSTGKYTPDSTVDDSPVSYRDGNGWYSPRNYDNTFRGSMPIRTALAQSRNIPVIKIGKAVGMNRVIETCRTLGITSPMEPVTSLPLGAIGVTPLEMASAYATFANYGWQSPPTVIARVTDSSGNVLLDNTPKPQLVLDPWASAAILDVMRSVISEGTGKGAAIGRPAAGKTGTTSSEKDIWFVGTVPQLTAAVWVGRDDNRQLADHATGGVLVAPIWKDFMEKALKNVPVENFKPPSQFTRPKSQ, from the coding sequence GTGTCGTCTTCTAGGACTTTTGAAGATAAACAGCCACAACGTCGGGCTTCATCAGGTTTTGAGTTTTTGAAAGGAGTTGGTCAGGTAACTGGCGGCACTCTCCTCTCAATTACCATGTTGGCAAGTTCCATTGTAGCCGGAGGACTGGTTGGTTTAGCCATTAGTTTCCGTAACTTGCCAGATGTAAGACAGCTACGTAACTTTTTTCCCTCAGAAACAACTTACATCTATGACGTTAAGGGTAAACTTTTAACAAGTATTCACGGGGAAGCGAACCGGGAAGTCGTACCCCTGGATAGAATTTCTCCCAACTTAAAACGGGCGGTATTAGCCAGTGAAGATAGCCACTTCTACGATCACCACGGGATTAACCCTGTTGGCGTTGGGCGGGCTGTGGTAGTTAATGCTGTAGCTGGTGGAGTCAAAGAGGGTGGCTCTACTGTTACTATGCAGTTGGTAAAAAACCTGTTTTTGACTCACAAGCGCGCCTTTACCCGGAAGTTAGCGGAAGCGGTGCTAGCAATCCGGTTAGAGCAAATTCTCACTAAAGACCAAATTTTAGAAATGTACCTCAATCAAGTTTATTGGGGTCATAACAATTATGGTGTACAAACAGCAGCTCGCAGCTACTTTAATAAGTCAGCAGAGTATTTAAGCTTGGGTGAGTCAGCAATGATGGCGGGTTTGATCCAAGCACCAGAAGAATTTAGCCCCTTTGTGAGCATGAAACTGGCTAAACAGAAACAAAAAGAAGTGCTGGGGCGGATGCTGGAATTAAACTGGATCGGTCAGTCGGAGTACGATGATGCCCTGAAACAAGAAATCAAACTTGGTAAAATCAAATCCTTCCAAGGTAGTGCCCTACCTTATGTAACCAATACTGTAGCGCAGGAGTTGGCTAAGAAGTTTGGGCGGGATGCACTACTCAAAGGTGGGATGCGGGTACAAACTACAGTTGATGCCAACTTCCAAATGATGGCAGAGGAAACTGTCACCAAGTGGCATAAAACGCTTTTAGAGCAGGGATTAGCGAAGAATCAAATGGCTCTAGTAGCAGTTGATCCACGCACGCATTTTATCAAAGCATTAGTGGGCGGTATCGATCCTAAGACCAGTGAATTCAATCGTGCGACTCAAGCTCAACGCCAGCCTGGATCTTCTTTTAAGCCCTTTGTATATTATACTGCTTTCTCTACTGGTAAGTATACGCCAGACTCGACGGTGGATGATTCTCCAGTTAGCTATCGAGATGGTAATGGTTGGTACTCCCCCAGGAATTACGATAACACTTTTAGGGGATCGATGCCGATTCGCACGGCTTTAGCTCAGTCACGCAACATTCCCGTAATCAAGATTGGTAAGGCTGTGGGGATGAATAGGGTGATCGAAACTTGCCGGACTTTGGGCATTACGAGTCCGATGGAACCTGTTACTTCTTTACCTCTTGGTGCAATTGGTGTCACACCATTAGAAATGGCTAGTGCTTATGCAACCTTTGCAAATTATGGTTGGCAGTCGCCACCAACTGTAATTGCTCGTGTCACTGATAGTAGTGGTAACGTGTTACTAGATAATACTCCTAAGCCCCAGTTAGTTCTCGATCCTTGGGCATCAGCAGCAATTCTCGATGTGATGCGATCGGTAATTTCTGAAGGTACTGGTAAAGGTGCTGCTATAGGCCGTCCAGCCGCCGGGAAGACGGGAACAACATCATCAGAAAAGGATATTTGGTTTGTTGGTACTGTACCACAATTAACAGCTGCTGTCTGGGTAGGCAGAGACGACAACAGACAATTAGCCGATCATGCAACAGGTGGTGTTTTGGTCGCTCCTATTTGGAAAGATTTTATGGAGAAGGCACTTAAGAATGTACCAGTAGAAAACTTTAAGCCACCTTCCCAGTTTACTCGCCCCAAGTCACAATAA
- a CDS encoding photosystem I reaction center protein subunit XI: protein MAQAVDASKNLPSDPRNREVVFPAFRDPQLGNLETPVNASPLSKWFINNLPAYRPGLSPARRGLEVGQAHGYLLFGPFAKLGPLRDTANANLAGLLGAIGLVVLLTACLSLYSNSNPSKALPSVTVPNPPVDAFNSKESWNNFASSFLIGGIGGAVVAYFLTSNLGLIQGLFG, encoded by the coding sequence ATGGCACAAGCTGTAGATGCATCAAAGAATCTCCCCAGCGATCCCAGAAATCGGGAAGTTGTTTTCCCTGCATTCCGCGATCCACAACTGGGAAACCTTGAAACCCCGGTTAATGCTTCTCCCTTGAGCAAGTGGTTCATTAATAACTTACCTGCCTATCGCCCAGGTTTGTCTCCTGCCAGACGCGGTTTAGAAGTTGGCCAGGCTCATGGTTACTTGCTATTTGGCCCCTTCGCCAAATTAGGCCCACTGCGGGATACAGCTAACGCTAACTTGGCTGGATTACTGGGAGCGATCGGCTTAGTTGTTTTGCTCACTGCTTGTCTATCCTTGTATTCCAATAGCAATCCATCTAAAGCCCTTCCTAGCGTTACCGTACCTAACCCTCCGGTAGATGCTTTTAACTCTAAAGAAAGCTGGAACAACTTTGCCAGTTCTTTCTTGATTGGTGGTATTGGTGGTGCAGTAGTTGCTTACTTTTTGACTAGCAACCTGGGACTAATTCAAGGTTTATTTGGTTAA
- the tsaD gene encoding tRNA (adenosine(37)-N6)-threonylcarbamoyltransferase complex transferase subunit TsaD translates to MTTVLAIETSCDETAVAIVNNRKVCSSIVASQIPVHQQYGGVVPEVASRQHLETINVAIAQALEEAQLDWAQIDAIAATCAPGLVGALLVGLTAAKTLAMVHNKPFLGVHHLEGHIYATYLSESTLNPPFLSLLVSGGHTSLIFVKDCGNYETLGQTRDDAAGEAFDKVARLLKLGYPGGPVIDKLAQQGNPQAFALPEGKVSLPGGGFHRYDASFSGLKTSVLRLVQQLEKDGGQVPVADVAASFQETVARSLTKRAIACALDYGLDTIAIGGGVAANSGLRKNLQAAALQHHLRVLFPPLKFCTDNAAMIGCAAADHLSRGHTSPLTLGVESRLALTQVMKLYYPVE, encoded by the coding sequence ATGACAACCGTTTTAGCAATAGAAACCAGCTGTGATGAAACTGCCGTCGCAATTGTTAACAATCGTAAAGTTTGCAGTAGTATCGTCGCCTCGCAAATTCCAGTTCATCAACAGTATGGCGGGGTAGTGCCGGAAGTAGCGTCTCGCCAGCACTTGGAAACGATAAATGTTGCGATCGCCCAAGCCCTAGAGGAAGCCCAGTTAGACTGGGCACAAATTGACGCAATTGCCGCCACTTGTGCCCCTGGACTCGTAGGAGCGCTGTTAGTAGGGTTAACTGCTGCCAAAACCCTAGCGATGGTACACAACAAGCCATTTTTGGGAGTTCATCACCTCGAAGGTCACATTTACGCAACTTACTTGAGCGAATCAACTTTAAATCCCCCTTTCTTGAGTTTATTAGTTTCTGGCGGACATACAAGCTTGATTTTCGTCAAAGATTGTGGTAACTACGAAACACTAGGACAAACCCGTGATGATGCTGCGGGTGAAGCCTTTGATAAAGTGGCGCGATTGTTAAAGTTGGGTTATCCCGGTGGGCCAGTAATTGACAAGTTGGCACAACAGGGAAATCCCCAAGCCTTTGCCTTACCAGAAGGAAAAGTTTCTTTACCTGGCGGCGGGTTTCATCGTTATGATGCAAGTTTTAGTGGGTTAAAAACGTCTGTATTGCGTTTAGTGCAGCAATTAGAGAAAGATGGTGGACAAGTTCCAGTGGCAGATGTAGCGGCTAGCTTTCAGGAAACCGTAGCGCGATCGCTAACCAAAAGAGCGATCGCCTGTGCCTTAGACTATGGTCTAGACACAATTGCCATTGGTGGCGGTGTAGCAGCCAATAGCGGATTAAGAAAAAACCTTCAAGCCGCCGCCCTTCAACATCACCTCCGCGTCCTATTCCCCCCTTTAAAATTCTGTACCGATAACGCCGCCATGATCGGCTGTGCCGCCGCCGATCATCTATCCCGTGGTCATACATCGCCTCTCACCCTAGGCGTTGAGTCTAGGTTAGCCCTAACCCAGGTGATGAAGTTGTATTACCCCGTTGAGTAG
- the pyrF gene encoding orotidine-5'-phosphate decarboxylase: protein MGNSEQAEQRVIVALDVPDEQSAIALIDQLPQVVWWKVGLELFTSTGPKILEVLKSKEKRIFLDLKFDDIPNTVAGACRSAARYGVDLLTIHATAGRDALKAAIEAAHEGAAKAGLQPPKLIAITLLTSISARQLALDLKIPLELPEYALEMALLAQECGLDGVVCSPQEVAQLRETCGNDFLLVCPGVRPTWADIGDQKRSLTPSQAIIAGADYLVIGRPITTATEPGLAWKRISEELTAIA, encoded by the coding sequence ATGGGGAATAGTGAACAGGCAGAACAACGAGTTATTGTGGCTTTGGATGTGCCGGATGAACAAAGCGCGATCGCTCTGATAGATCAACTCCCGCAAGTGGTTTGGTGGAAAGTCGGCTTAGAGTTGTTTACCAGCACTGGCCCGAAAATTCTAGAAGTCCTAAAGTCTAAGGAAAAGCGCATTTTCTTAGATTTAAAGTTTGATGATATTCCCAACACCGTTGCTGGTGCTTGTCGGAGTGCAGCTAGATACGGAGTTGATTTGCTGACAATTCATGCTACTGCTGGTAGAGATGCCCTAAAAGCCGCAATTGAGGCGGCACATGAAGGGGCTGCAAAAGCAGGTTTACAACCACCAAAATTAATTGCTATTACCCTGCTGACGAGCATTTCTGCTAGACAGTTGGCTCTTGATTTAAAAATCCCTCTCGAATTACCAGAATATGCTCTAGAAATGGCGCTGCTGGCTCAAGAATGTGGTTTGGATGGGGTAGTTTGTTCGCCTCAAGAGGTTGCACAGCTACGAGAGACTTGTGGAAATGACTTTTTACTAGTTTGTCCGGGAGTACGACCAACTTGGGCAGATATTGGCGATCAAAAGCGATCGCTCACTCCGTCCCAAGCAATTATTGCTGGTGCTGATTATCTAGTGATTGGCCGTCCCATTACTACTGCAACTGAGCCGGGGTTAGCCTGGAAGAGGATTTCTGAGGAGCTAACTGCGATCGCATGA
- a CDS encoding alpha/beta fold hydrolase, translated as MATIEILGVPHAYELTAPTSCPHALVFIHGWLNSRGYWQPVISRLSDDLQCLSYDLRGFGESQSQIKTDFSGAQTSLSLMPIFSSGLGSPINSLYTPVAYAQDLATLLKQLNITSAWLIGHSLGGTIALWGADQMPECVKGVICINAGGGIYLKEAFEQFRSAGQKFLQVRPRWLSQVPLIDLLFTRASVVRPLDRHWARQRLIDFVVADPEAALGTLLDSTTEEEINRLPELVSQLKQPVYFLAGAEDKVMEPKYVRHLASFHRLFQYCGDNVLEIPNCGHLAMLEQPDEVADRIRSIVISH; from the coding sequence ATGGCAACTATTGAAATCTTGGGCGTTCCACACGCATACGAGCTAACGGCTCCCACTTCCTGCCCCCACGCTTTAGTATTTATCCACGGTTGGCTCAATAGCCGTGGGTATTGGCAACCTGTGATTTCCCGCCTATCAGATGATTTGCAGTGCCTTTCCTATGATTTGCGGGGTTTTGGTGAATCGCAGTCCCAGATAAAAACTGATTTTAGTGGGGCCCAAACTTCTCTGAGTCTGATGCCTATTTTCAGTAGTGGGCTTGGCTCACCAATCAATTCTCTTTATACTCCTGTTGCCTATGCTCAGGATTTAGCCACTCTCTTAAAACAGCTGAACATTACCAGTGCTTGGCTAATTGGTCACTCCTTGGGAGGGACGATCGCTCTCTGGGGAGCAGATCAAATGCCTGAGTGTGTTAAGGGAGTTATCTGTATCAACGCTGGCGGTGGTATTTACCTCAAAGAAGCCTTTGAGCAGTTTCGCTCGGCGGGTCAGAAATTTTTGCAAGTCCGCCCGCGTTGGCTCTCCCAAGTGCCTTTAATTGATTTGCTGTTTACTAGAGCCAGTGTAGTTCGTCCTTTAGACCGCCATTGGGCACGTCAGAGGCTGATTGATTTCGTTGTGGCTGACCCAGAAGCAGCGTTAGGAACTCTGTTAGATTCTACAACTGAGGAAGAAATCAATCGTTTACCTGAGCTAGTATCCCAACTGAAGCAGCCGGTTTATTTTTTGGCTGGTGCTGAGGATAAGGTTATGGAACCCAAGTATGTACGGCATTTAGCTAGCTTTCACAGACTGTTCCAATATTGTGGTGACAATGTTCTGGAAATTCCTAATTGCGGACATTTGGCTATGTTGGAACAGCCGGATGAAGTGGCCGATCGCATTCGGTCGATAGTCATTAGTCATTAA